Proteins encoded together in one uncultured Desulfosarcina sp. window:
- a CDS encoding HDOD domain-containing protein: MPYYSIDQLKPGMILATDVTDMSGRLLLSKGQAIAPKHLNIFRMWGVPEVQVQDDREDGPDDAPAVDPEVMRQTAESLKSAFSGNDLNHPAVAEIFRQAVFHRSRSGVSQTVEMPTVAAKDSAPSSSGLEMRQKLRNLDIKLPEAPTIIFKLNDTIADPFSSSDDIAQVISKSPGLAAQLLRIVNSAFYGFPSRIDSISRAVTVIGSKEISALAAGIATMEIFKDIPKNVFDTQAFTHHSLTCGVLARILAAGGNIRNTEQLFVAGLLHDIGRMVMFKYFPRQVGTMLAAAADGESCLYDVEKRIMGFRHTDIAADLFEKWKFPVALSQNVAFHHRPASAQDPARAAVIHLADIIAHALGEGKSGEWCIPTLDAAAWDKLKISPQTLATIIPQAIHHLNFLTSIFTGES, encoded by the coding sequence ATGCCCTATTATTCCATCGACCAACTCAAGCCGGGGATGATCCTGGCAACTGATGTAACCGACATGAGCGGCCGCCTGCTGCTGTCAAAAGGTCAGGCCATTGCTCCCAAACATTTGAATATTTTTAGGATGTGGGGCGTCCCGGAGGTGCAGGTCCAGGACGACCGGGAAGACGGGCCGGACGACGCGCCGGCGGTGGACCCGGAAGTCATGCGGCAAACGGCCGAAAGCCTTAAATCGGCCTTTTCCGGAAACGACCTCAACCACCCGGCGGTCGCAGAGATTTTTCGCCAGGCCGTTTTCCATCGAAGTCGAAGTGGGGTCAGCCAGACGGTGGAAATGCCGACTGTGGCGGCCAAGGATAGCGCGCCTTCGTCGAGCGGCCTGGAGATGCGCCAGAAACTCCGCAACCTGGACATCAAATTGCCGGAAGCGCCAACCATCATTTTCAAACTCAACGACACCATTGCCGACCCGTTTTCCTCCTCCGACGACATTGCCCAGGTCATCAGCAAAAGCCCGGGACTGGCAGCCCAGCTTCTGCGGATCGTCAACAGCGCGTTTTATGGTTTCCCATCCAGAATCGACAGCATCAGTCGCGCCGTTACCGTTATCGGTTCGAAAGAAATTTCGGCCCTGGCGGCGGGTATCGCCACCATGGAAATCTTCAAGGATATTCCCAAAAATGTGTTCGACACGCAGGCCTTTACCCATCACAGCCTGACCTGCGGCGTCCTGGCGCGCATTCTGGCGGCCGGAGGCAACATCCGCAATACCGAACAGCTTTTTGTTGCCGGATTGCTCCACGACATCGGCAGAATGGTCATGTTCAAGTACTTTCCCCGGCAGGTGGGAACCATGCTGGCCGCTGCCGCCGATGGCGAGTCCTGTCTTTATGACGTGGAAAAACGGATCATGGGATTTCGGCACACGGACATCGCCGCCGATCTTTTCGAAAAATGGAAATTTCCCGTCGCCTTGAGTCAGAATGTGGCCTTCCACCATCGACCGGCCTCGGCTCAGGATCCGGCCCGGGCGGCCGTCATTCATCTGGCCGACATCATCGCCCATGCCCTGGGCGAGGGCAAAAGCGGGGAGTGGTGCATTCCCACCCTGGACGCAGCGGCCTGGGACAAGCTGAAGATCTCTCCTCAGACCCTTGCCACGATCATCCCCCAGGCGATCCACCACCTGAATTTCCTGACGTCGATCTTCACGGGCGAGTCGTAA
- a CDS encoding ADP-ribosylglycohydrolase family protein, whose product MTTKRQAAVMGAFVADALSLGVHWVYNTGVIDKKFGRVEQYHDPLTSYHKGKKAGDFTHYGDQMLVLLETLGEGKGFDANRFAQSWREFFSDYTGYFDKATKATLENMTGGREPTQSASDSDDLAGASRMAPLVGVYGNDLDQLVRTARSQTAITHGDDRVIASADFFARTVFAILNGKEPVPAMEATLNDHFADSDIAPLVRMGLQSKDRDTRETIAEFGQMCSVEAGLPGTVHLVARHGEDFKTAMVENVMAGGDSSARGMLAGMVLAAAHGMSAIPDEWISGLNAGERIRTLLEQL is encoded by the coding sequence ATGACGACGAAACGACAAGCGGCTGTAATGGGGGCTTTTGTGGCCGACGCCCTGTCCCTCGGCGTCCACTGGGTGTACAACACCGGCGTAATCGATAAAAAATTCGGCAGGGTGGAACAGTACCATGATCCGCTGACATCTTACCACAAAGGCAAGAAGGCGGGGGATTTCACCCACTATGGAGACCAGATGCTGGTGCTGCTGGAGACCCTTGGTGAAGGAAAGGGCTTCGACGCCAACCGGTTTGCCCAGTCATGGCGGGAATTTTTTTCGGATTATACGGGCTACTTCGACAAGGCCACCAAAGCCACCCTGGAAAATATGACCGGAGGCCGCGAACCGACCCAAAGCGCCTCGGACTCGGATGACCTGGCCGGCGCCTCCCGCATGGCTCCGCTGGTGGGGGTATATGGCAACGACCTGGATCAACTCGTCCGGACTGCGCGGTCACAAACCGCCATCACCCACGGCGACGACCGGGTGATCGCATCCGCAGACTTTTTTGCACGCACGGTCTTCGCCATTCTTAATGGCAAGGAACCGGTCCCGGCCATGGAGGCCACCTTGAACGATCATTTTGCAGACAGCGACATCGCCCCGCTGGTCCGCATGGGGCTGCAAAGCAAGGATCGGGATACCCGCGAAACCATCGCCGAGTTCGGTCAGATGTGCAGTGTGGAAGCCGGCCTGCCGGGCACCGTACACCTCGTTGCCCGTCATGGCGAGGATTTCAAGACGGCCATGGTGGAAAATGTCATGGCCGGCGGCGATTCTTCGGCCCGCGGCATGCTGGCCGGCATGGTGCTGGCCGCGGCCCACGGCATGTCCGCCATCCCCGATGAATGGATATCGGGGCTGAATGCCGGGGAACGCATCCGAACGCTACTGGAACAGCTATGA
- a CDS encoding MlaD family protein, producing METSFTKAEKSVGVFIIGIFVLLLTTVVILGRGKDWFAEEVTFYTSFKQSYNLQSNAAVKLFKADIGKVERISLGEDNVNVELSILARYASRIRQDSVAVVDSPTLIGSEYISIIPGDSNSPKIPVGGMIPSQEKKSITDLLKEFEVEKTAMLAVRTIQELAELVSIMKDPQGPLLTTLDHIEQTSFHLERIAGKIDQGQGTLGSLVASRELVDQVLSSLDRTDDLLDHIQATAQRGPGLMDQVSDNLATIQTAGTGVVENVEALKEILEEARRSIETIQVILENMKEGSQDIPRVTATAKEGIREIRDGVGNIDRVVKSLQRNIIIRSNLPDEPVAVDVDAGLRPQ from the coding sequence ATGGAAACAAGCTTCACAAAAGCGGAGAAGAGCGTCGGCGTTTTCATCATCGGCATTTTCGTGCTGCTGCTGACAACGGTGGTGATTCTTGGACGGGGCAAGGACTGGTTTGCCGAAGAGGTCACGTTTTACACCAGTTTCAAACAGAGCTACAACTTGCAGTCCAATGCGGCGGTCAAACTGTTCAAGGCCGATATCGGCAAGGTGGAACGGATCTCTCTGGGGGAGGACAACGTGAACGTCGAACTGTCCATCCTGGCCAGATACGCCTCCCGCATCCGCCAGGATTCGGTGGCCGTGGTGGACAGCCCGACACTTATCGGTTCGGAATACATTTCCATTATTCCCGGCGATTCCAATTCCCCGAAAATTCCCGTCGGCGGCATGATTCCCTCCCAGGAAAAAAAATCCATTACGGACCTTTTAAAAGAATTCGAGGTGGAAAAGACGGCGATGCTGGCGGTGCGTACGATTCAGGAACTCGCCGAGCTGGTCTCCATCATGAAAGATCCGCAGGGGCCGCTGCTGACCACCTTGGATCACATCGAGCAGACTTCGTTTCACCTGGAGCGGATTGCCGGCAAGATCGACCAGGGGCAGGGCACCCTGGGCTCCCTGGTGGCCTCACGGGAACTGGTGGACCAGGTTCTGTCAAGCCTGGACCGGACCGATGACCTGCTGGACCATATCCAGGCAACCGCCCAACGGGGGCCCGGCCTGATGGACCAGGTCAGCGACAACCTGGCGACGATCCAAACGGCGGGAACCGGCGTGGTGGAGAACGTCGAAGCCCTGAAGGAGATTCTGGAAGAGGCCCGCCGGTCCATCGAAACCATCCAGGTCATTCTGGAGAACATGAAGGAAGGCAGCCAGGACATTCCCCGGGTAACGGCAACCGCCAAGGAGGGTATCCGTGAAATCCGGGACGGAGTGGGCAATATCGACCGGGTGGTCAAGAGCCTTCAGCGCAATATCATCATCCGTTCCAATCTGCCCGACGAGCCGGTGGCTGTGGATGTGGATGCGGGGTTGCGCCCGCAATAG
- a CDS encoding ABC transporter permease, which translates to MDNIVGALGRTTIRRFNRLAELCALTCRLIAIAVPLPRTGRVLIRRVVVEQLYFTAVQALPVIVPVALIIGVMMIVQFSQLSGQVDLGKIVVLLVLREIGPLITAIVVILRSATAVTIEISYMNVLNEIETLEMAGIDPLDTLCLPRLLGITTAIVSLVLVFDLMAIIGGYAVVKGFTTLPVEGFFQQIAKGVVGADIAVGLLKSIFFGVAITVTCLYHGLTPKEQITQVPIATSKAAVDCFFYCLVINIFVSFIFYV; encoded by the coding sequence ATGGACAATATCGTCGGTGCATTGGGCAGAACGACGATCCGAAGGTTCAACCGTCTGGCGGAGTTGTGTGCGCTGACCTGCCGGCTGATTGCCATTGCCGTGCCGCTGCCCCGTACCGGCCGGGTGCTGATCCGCAGGGTTGTCGTGGAACAGCTTTACTTCACAGCTGTCCAGGCGCTGCCGGTGATCGTTCCCGTCGCCCTGATTATCGGCGTCATGATGATCGTCCAGTTTTCCCAACTGTCCGGTCAGGTGGACCTGGGCAAAATTGTCGTGCTGCTCGTATTGCGGGAAATCGGGCCGCTGATTACAGCCATCGTCGTGATTCTGAGGTCCGCCACCGCCGTGACCATCGAAATATCCTACATGAATGTGCTCAACGAAATCGAAACCCTGGAAATGGCGGGGATCGATCCTCTGGACACCCTCTGTCTCCCGCGATTGCTGGGCATTACGACGGCCATTGTCAGCCTGGTTCTGGTGTTCGATCTCATGGCCATCATCGGAGGCTATGCCGTCGTCAAGGGGTTTACCACCCTGCCGGTGGAGGGGTTTTTCCAGCAGATCGCCAAGGGCGTCGTGGGGGCCGATATTGCCGTGGGTTTGTTGAAAAGCATCTTTTTCGGTGTGGCCATCACCGTTACCTGTCTTTATCATGGGCTGACGCCGAAGGAGCAGATTACCCAGGTGCCGATCGCGACCTCCAAAGCGGCCGTGGACTGTTTTTTTTATTGCCTGGTGATCAACATTTTCGTTTCTTTTATTTTTTACGTGTAA
- the ahcY gene encoding adenosylhomocysteinase, with amino-acid sequence MTLAENVVTIDGPPAYDASLPYKVADITLADFGDKEMQLAENEMPGLMAVREKYGPEQPLKGLRVTGSLHMTIQTAMLIDTLKILGADIRWASCNIFSTQDHAAAAIARKGSAAVFAWKGESLEEYWWCTEQALVWPDGSGPHLIVDDGGDATLFVHQGVAVEKDPSLLEKTYDSADERLLMARLKTSYESDSGRWTRIAGPIKGVSEETTTGVHRLYQLGQKGELLFPAFNVNDSVTKSKFDNLYGCRESLADGIKRATDIMMAGKVVVVCGYGDVGKGCAHSMRGYGARVLVTEVDPICALQAAMEGFEVTTMEEAAPEGDVFVTATGCYKVITGAHMEQMKNEAVVCNIGHFDNEIAMDYLDNNPKCKKSPIKPQVDMWTLESGRTIIVLAEGRLVNLGCATGHPSFVMSNSFTNQCLAQIELATGDYKTDVYTLPKKLDEEVARLHLARLGVKLSKLNQVQADYLGVPVDGPFKPDHYRY; translated from the coding sequence ATGACGCTTGCCGAAAATGTGGTGACGATCGACGGCCCCCCGGCCTACGATGCGTCCCTGCCTTATAAAGTTGCCGACATCACCCTGGCCGACTTCGGCGACAAGGAGATGCAGCTGGCGGAAAACGAAATGCCCGGTCTGATGGCCGTGCGCGAGAAATACGGCCCCGAGCAACCCCTTAAAGGCTTACGGGTTACCGGCAGCCTGCACATGACCATCCAGACGGCCATGCTCATCGACACCCTTAAAATTCTGGGGGCCGACATCCGCTGGGCCTCGTGCAATATCTTTTCCACCCAGGATCATGCTGCAGCGGCCATCGCCCGCAAGGGGTCGGCAGCTGTCTTTGCCTGGAAGGGCGAGAGCCTGGAAGAGTACTGGTGGTGCACCGAACAGGCCCTGGTCTGGCCCGACGGCAGCGGTCCGCACCTGATCGTGGATGACGGCGGTGATGCCACCCTGTTCGTCCACCAGGGTGTAGCCGTGGAAAAAGATCCGTCCCTGTTGGAAAAAACTTATGATTCCGCAGACGAACGGCTGCTGATGGCCCGCCTGAAGACCAGCTATGAAAGCGATTCCGGTCGCTGGACCCGGATTGCCGGACCCATCAAAGGGGTTTCCGAGGAGACCACCACCGGCGTACACCGGCTCTACCAGCTTGGCCAGAAAGGGGAACTGCTCTTTCCCGCCTTCAACGTCAACGACTCGGTGACCAAATCCAAGTTCGACAACCTGTACGGCTGCCGGGAATCGCTGGCCGACGGCATCAAGCGCGCTACGGACATCATGATGGCGGGCAAGGTCGTGGTGGTATGCGGCTATGGCGATGTGGGCAAGGGCTGTGCACACTCCATGCGCGGCTACGGCGCCCGGGTGCTGGTAACCGAGGTCGACCCCATCTGCGCCCTGCAGGCGGCCATGGAGGGCTTCGAAGTGACCACCATGGAGGAAGCCGCCCCGGAAGGAGACGTTTTCGTCACGGCCACGGGATGCTACAAGGTGATCACCGGAGCGCACATGGAGCAGATGAAAAACGAGGCCGTCGTCTGCAACATCGGTCATTTCGACAACGAAATCGCCATGGATTACCTCGACAACAATCCGAAATGCAAGAAAAGTCCCATCAAGCCCCAGGTAGACATGTGGACCCTGGAATCGGGTCGCACGATCATCGTTCTGGCCGAAGGAAGGCTGGTCAACCTGGGCTGTGCCACCGGCCATCCCAGTTTCGTGATGAGCAACAGTTTCACGAACCAATGCCTGGCGCAGATCGAGCTGGCCACGGGCGATTATAAAACCGACGTCTATACTCTTCCGAAAAAACTGGACGAAGAGGTGGCCCGGCTGCATCTGGCCCGTCTGGGCGTCAAGCTGAGCAAGCTCAACCAAGTCCAGGCCGACTACCTGGGCGTGCCGGTGGACGGACCGTTCAAGCCGGATCACTACCGATACTAA
- the metK gene encoding methionine adenosyltransferase, with product MTNKFLFTSESVTEGHPDKVADAISDSILDAIMAQDKACRVACETLVTTGLAFIAGEITTECYVDMPQIVRETIKDIGYHSSQMGFDWRTCSVITSIDHQSPDIAQGVNTGQGLYKDQGAGDQGLMFGFATDETPELMPMPIMYAHKLTRRLTKVRKNGSLDFLRPDGKSQVTIEYHDGQPKRVDTVVVSSQHKPDVTYEDLREAIIEEVIKKVIPADMIDGDTRYFINPTGRFVVGGPMGDCGVTGRKIIVDTYGGQGSHGGGCFSGKDPSKVDRSASYMGRHVAKNIVAAGLSKKCEVQIAYAIGVAEPVSVMIDLMHTGKVPKERVEEIVKEVFDLRPAAIIEYLDLLRPIYRNTAAYGHFGRTEPEFSWEKTNMADIIREKAGL from the coding sequence ATGACCAACAAGTTTCTGTTCACCTCCGAATCGGTTACCGAGGGCCACCCGGATAAAGTGGCCGACGCCATCTCCGACTCCATCCTGGATGCCATCATGGCCCAGGACAAGGCCTGCCGGGTGGCCTGTGAAACCCTGGTCACCACCGGTCTGGCCTTCATCGCCGGCGAAATCACCACCGAATGTTACGTGGACATGCCTCAGATCGTGCGCGAGACGATCAAGGACATCGGCTACCACTCTTCACAGATGGGGTTCGACTGGCGGACGTGCAGCGTCATCACCAGCATCGACCATCAAAGCCCGGACATCGCCCAGGGTGTGAATACCGGCCAGGGACTCTACAAAGACCAGGGCGCCGGCGACCAGGGACTGATGTTCGGCTTTGCCACGGACGAAACGCCGGAACTGATGCCCATGCCCATCATGTACGCTCACAAGCTGACCCGGCGCCTGACCAAGGTGCGCAAGAACGGGTCCCTGGATTTCCTGCGTCCGGACGGCAAGTCCCAGGTGACCATCGAGTACCATGACGGTCAGCCAAAACGGGTGGACACCGTGGTGGTCTCCAGTCAGCATAAACCCGACGTTACCTATGAGGACCTCCGGGAGGCGATCATCGAGGAGGTGATCAAAAAAGTCATCCCGGCAGACATGATCGACGGAGACACCCGCTATTTCATCAATCCCACGGGTCGTTTCGTAGTCGGCGGGCCCATGGGGGACTGTGGCGTCACCGGCCGCAAAATCATCGTGGACACTTACGGCGGCCAGGGCAGCCACGGCGGTGGATGCTTTTCCGGCAAGGACCCCTCCAAGGTGGACCGCAGCGCCTCCTACATGGGCCGCCACGTGGCAAAAAACATCGTGGCCGCTGGCCTATCCAAGAAATGCGAGGTTCAGATCGCCTACGCCATCGGCGTGGCTGAACCGGTATCGGTGATGATCGACCTGATGCATACCGGCAAGGTGCCCAAAGAGCGGGTGGAGGAGATCGTCAAGGAGGTCTTCGACCTGCGTCCCGCGGCCATCATCGAATACCTGGACCTGCTGCGCCCCATCTATCGCAATACCGCCGCCTACGGACACTTCGGGCGCACCGAACCGGAATTTTCTTGGGAAAAGACCAATATGGCCGATATTATCCGAGAGAAGGCGGGCTTGTAG
- the panC gene encoding pantoate--beta-alanine ligase translates to MRTIDAMRSYSSTLRQSGKTIAFVPTMGFLHEGHLSLMKKGRELADRVVVSIFVNPTQFGPSEDLAAYPRDEARDLEMVEATGVDAVFIPDAKQMYPEGFQTTISLKALPAHLCGLSRPGHFEGVATVVAKLLGIVRPHLAIFGEKDYQQLLVVRQMVRDLELNVDIIGAPIVREADGLAMSSRNMYLADDQRKAACSLYQALTESKKRVKAGEISADTIIASAEALIQAHPDTRIDYIAVCDPKTLDAVTAIDGPVLMAIAVKVGRARLIDNMILTPGT, encoded by the coding sequence TTGCGTACCATCGACGCCATGCGTTCCTATTCGTCGACGCTGCGGCAGTCGGGGAAAACCATCGCTTTTGTCCCCACCATGGGATTTCTCCACGAAGGCCACCTTTCGCTCATGAAAAAGGGCCGGGAACTGGCCGACCGTGTCGTGGTGAGCATTTTCGTCAATCCCACCCAATTCGGCCCCAGCGAGGATCTGGCCGCCTATCCCAGGGACGAAGCGCGGGATCTGGAAATGGTCGAGGCAACCGGGGTGGACGCGGTTTTTATTCCCGATGCAAAGCAGATGTATCCGGAAGGCTTCCAGACGACGATTTCGTTGAAGGCCCTCCCCGCCCATCTTTGCGGTCTTTCAAGGCCGGGGCACTTCGAGGGGGTGGCCACGGTAGTTGCCAAGCTGCTGGGCATCGTCCGGCCCCACCTGGCCATTTTCGGTGAAAAAGATTACCAGCAATTGCTGGTCGTACGCCAGATGGTCAGGGATCTGGAACTGAATGTCGATATCATCGGTGCGCCCATCGTGCGGGAGGCCGACGGCCTTGCCATGAGTTCAAGAAACATGTATCTTGCCGATGATCAACGCAAGGCCGCGTGCAGTTTGTACCAGGCCCTGACCGAATCCAAAAAGAGGGTCAAGGCGGGCGAAATTTCTGCCGATACCATCATTGCGTCCGCCGAAGCGCTCATCCAGGCCCATCCGGACACCCGGATCGATTATATCGCCGTTTGCGACCCCAAGACGTTGGACGCGGTAACCGCTATCGACGGTCCGGTATTGATGGCTATAGCGGTGAAGGTGGGCCGGGCGCGGCTCATCGACAACATGATACTGACCCCCGGAACATGA
- a CDS encoding cytidylate kinase-like family protein → MAVITISRQFGAGGITLGKMIAEKMGYTFADSDIIQRVAKEANVSTDWIESFEKEAGSKLSRFISSMVSKRWLDRVLSDERGYLDEQIYLDYLVLIIAQFADEGDVVILGRGSQYILNDHPDAVHILLVDQFENRVKFMMKQYDMPQKKAERMVANEDRRRLNLFKRLGKSDYDNPQLYHLVLNMGRLDLDTARDMVCELVASQQKEAEA, encoded by the coding sequence ATGGCAGTCATCACAATTTCGAGGCAGTTTGGCGCAGGCGGCATTACCTTGGGAAAAATGATTGCCGAGAAGATGGGGTACACCTTCGCCGACAGCGACATCATTCAACGAGTCGCCAAAGAGGCCAATGTCTCCACCGACTGGATCGAATCCTTCGAAAAAGAAGCTGGCAGCAAACTTTCCAGATTCATTTCCAGCATGGTTTCCAAGCGCTGGCTGGATCGCGTGCTTTCCGATGAAAGAGGCTATCTGGACGAACAGATCTATCTGGACTACCTCGTTTTGATCATCGCCCAGTTCGCCGATGAAGGCGACGTGGTCATTCTCGGCCGGGGAAGCCAGTATATTCTCAACGACCATCCCGACGCCGTTCACATCCTGCTCGTGGACCAGTTCGAAAATCGGGTCAAATTCATGATGAAGCAGTACGACATGCCCCAGAAAAAAGCCGAACGCATGGTGGCCAACGAAGACCGCCGACGGCTGAACCTGTTCAAACGGCTGGGCAAAAGCGATTACGACAACCCGCAGCTCTACCACCTGGTGCTCAACATGGGGCGGCTGGATCTCGATACGGCCCGGGATATGGTCTGCGAACTGGTGGCAAGCCAACAAAAAGAGGCCGAGGCGTAA
- a CDS encoding universal stress protein yields the protein MEIKKLLFVTRFDKLRFDALQSLLDLKKAALNHVVFLNVIERDKVAMRRGKGYEKSAEIRLREKANIRFIDWAETLFEQGMEVGVYIVVGSFASQVIQAAEKESVDLIVLGPDKKGRLEQLYSGSDITEIVHRSATPVLVYKYLTRKGPLAENPFEKPLLATNWSSASRRAIDYLKSLKAVIREVDVVHVASEKDLKGTSAMAIQKTRKESRSKLEDLCDDLEDNGILARPHVYIGDTVEEIDKAARECQSSMIFAGSPRKSLWTDRWGSSIGKALAERSVFPILLIPPQEE from the coding sequence ATGGAGATAAAAAAACTGCTGTTTGTCACCCGGTTCGACAAGCTTCGGTTCGATGCATTACAATCTCTGTTGGACCTGAAAAAAGCCGCCCTGAACCATGTGGTTTTTTTAAACGTCATCGAGCGTGACAAGGTGGCCATGCGCAGGGGCAAGGGATACGAGAAGAGCGCTGAGATCCGGCTCCGGGAAAAGGCCAACATCCGGTTCATCGATTGGGCCGAGACCCTGTTCGAACAGGGCATGGAAGTGGGCGTTTACATCGTGGTGGGCAGTTTTGCCAGCCAGGTGATTCAGGCGGCCGAAAAAGAGTCGGTGGACCTCATCGTCCTGGGGCCCGACAAGAAAGGCCGCCTCGAACAGCTCTATTCCGGCTCCGACATCACCGAAATCGTTCATCGCTCGGCCACACCGGTGCTGGTGTACAAGTATCTCACCCGCAAGGGGCCGCTGGCTGAAAATCCGTTTGAAAAGCCCCTTTTGGCCACTAACTGGTCCAGCGCCAGCCGCCGCGCCATCGATTATCTCAAATCGCTGAAGGCCGTGATTCGTGAAGTGGATGTCGTGCATGTGGCCAGCGAGAAAGATTTGAAGGGAACCTCGGCCATGGCCATTCAGAAGACGCGCAAGGAAAGCCGCAGCAAGCTGGAGGACCTTTGCGACGATCTGGAAGACAACGGCATTTTGGCCAGACCCCACGTTTACATCGGGGATACGGTAGAGGAAATCGACAAAGCCGCCCGGGAATGCCAATCCTCGATGATTTTTGCCGGCTCGCCGCGCAAATCGCTGTGGACGGATCGCTGGGGAAGCAGCATCGGCAAGGCCCTGGCGGAGCGGTCCGTTTTTCCAATTTTGCTCATTCCGCCCCAAGAAGAGTAG
- a CDS encoding response regulator has translation MSKKVLIVDDDPDVRLFNSTVVEESGYTPIEAANGEEGLKMLKQESPDLVVLDVLMPKQSGIRLYRILKTEKALQGIPVIILSGVAKRTFLRSQKALTEFGDQPVPEPESYLEKPVEPEELAQEMKKFLE, from the coding sequence ATGAGCAAAAAAGTATTGATCGTGGACGATGATCCGGATGTGCGGCTGTTCAACTCAACCGTCGTGGAGGAGAGCGGTTACACGCCCATTGAAGCGGCCAATGGCGAAGAGGGCCTGAAGATGCTCAAGCAGGAATCTCCGGATCTGGTGGTCCTGGACGTGTTGATGCCCAAACAGAGCGGTATCCGTTTATACCGGATACTGAAAACGGAAAAGGCCCTTCAGGGCATTCCCGTCATCATCCTTTCCGGTGTGGCCAAACGAACTTTTCTCCGCAGTCAGAAGGCGCTTACGGAATTCGGCGATCAACCGGTTCCGGAGCCGGAGAGCTATCTGGAAAAGCCTGTCGAACCCGAAGAGCTGGCCCAGGAAATGAAGAAATTTTTGGAATAG
- a CDS encoding helix-hairpin-helix domain-containing protein, which translates to MKNPDRKTVSRLADLPNIGKAIAKDLQSIGIDHPRKLIGKDPFALYDKLCEISGKRHDPCVLDVFMSAVHFMEGGRPLPWWAFTDERKKHLGK; encoded by the coding sequence ATGAAGAACCCGGACAGAAAAACCGTATCCCGACTGGCTGATCTTCCTAACATCGGAAAGGCCATAGCAAAGGATCTCCAGTCTATCGGCATCGATCATCCAAGAAAACTGATCGGGAAAGATCCATTTGCCCTGTACGACAAGTTGTGCGAGATATCGGGGAAAAGGCACGACCCTTGTGTGCTCGATGTGTTTATGTCGGCGGTGCATTTCATGGAAGGGGGGAGGCCGCTTCCCTGGTGGGCGTTTACCGACGAAAGAAAAAAGCATCTGGGAAAATAG